From Caulobacter segnis, a single genomic window includes:
- a CDS encoding LacI family DNA-binding transcriptional regulator → MASVTIYDVAAKAGVSIKTVSRVMNKEPNVRPAMRDRVLEAAGELGYSPNLSARSLAGSRSFVVAVFVDAALTIDHWQSERGADYLSRIQLGATLVCREAGYHLLIELIDNDGPKVRQDVAAFLAALKPDGVILTPPSSDNPGVLETLDKAGTPYVRVGPERAEGLGPRVHMDDVAAAREMTQHLADLGHKRIGFIVGEPRYGASQARREGYLEAMKARGLAVADGWVRQGDFTFQSGLEQAKALLALPDRPTAIFASNDDMALGCIAAIAEAGLMTPGDVSVAGFDDSPSARFSRPQLTTVRQPVAEMSSAAAKLLIAQSRSSDPPERPVDMLLPFELIHRASTAPPPK, encoded by the coding sequence ATGGCTTCGGTGACGATCTATGACGTCGCCGCGAAAGCGGGCGTCTCCATCAAGACCGTGTCGCGGGTGATGAACAAGGAGCCGAACGTTCGGCCCGCCATGCGCGACCGCGTTCTGGAGGCGGCCGGCGAGCTCGGCTACAGCCCCAATCTGTCCGCGCGCAGCCTGGCCGGATCGCGCTCGTTCGTGGTCGCCGTCTTCGTCGACGCGGCCCTGACCATCGACCACTGGCAGAGCGAGCGCGGCGCGGACTATCTGAGCCGCATCCAGCTCGGCGCGACCCTGGTCTGCCGAGAGGCCGGCTATCACCTGCTAATCGAACTGATCGACAACGATGGTCCGAAGGTCCGCCAGGACGTGGCCGCCTTCCTGGCCGCCCTGAAGCCGGACGGCGTGATCCTGACCCCGCCCTCCTCCGACAATCCCGGCGTGCTGGAGACGCTGGACAAGGCCGGCACGCCCTATGTTCGCGTCGGCCCCGAGCGCGCCGAGGGCCTGGGCCCGCGCGTGCACATGGACGACGTCGCCGCCGCGCGAGAGATGACCCAGCACCTTGCCGATCTCGGCCACAAGCGCATTGGCTTCATCGTCGGCGAACCGCGCTACGGCGCCAGCCAGGCGCGGCGCGAGGGTTATCTGGAGGCCATGAAGGCGCGCGGTCTGGCCGTGGCCGACGGCTGGGTGCGCCAGGGCGACTTCACCTTCCAGTCAGGGCTGGAGCAGGCCAAGGCCTTGCTGGCCCTGCCCGATCGGCCGACGGCGATCTTCGCCTCCAACGACGACATGGCCCTGGGCTGCATCGCCGCGATCGCCGAGGCGGGTCTGATGACGCCGGGCGACGTGTCGGTGGCGGGGTTCGATGACAGCCCCAGCGCGCGCTTCAGCCGGCCGCAGTTGACCACCGTGCGCCAGCCGGTGGCGGAAATGTCCTCGGCGGCGGCCAAGCTATTGATCGCCCAGTCCAGGAGCAGCGACCCGCCCGAACGGCCGGTCGACATGCTCCTGCCCTTCGAATTGATCCACCGCGCCTCGACGGCGCCGCCGCCGAAGTAG
- the rnk gene encoding nucleoside diphosphate kinase regulator yields the protein MLAQADVVVRPRIIMAETEVEALTTLALQMEPAAPLAADMLLAEIDRAEVRPDADMPDHVVRMRSTVRFEDDANGMARSVLLVYPKEADIAAGKISVLSLVGAGLIGLSVGQTIRWPDRDGHERLLRILKVEPPAPPLF from the coding sequence ATGCTCGCGCAAGCGGACGTCGTCGTGCGTCCCCGTATCATCATGGCTGAGACCGAGGTCGAAGCCCTAACCACCCTGGCCCTGCAGATGGAGCCAGCCGCGCCACTGGCCGCCGACATGCTGCTGGCCGAGATCGACCGCGCCGAGGTCCGCCCGGACGCCGACATGCCCGATCACGTCGTCCGCATGCGCTCGACCGTCCGCTTCGAGGACGACGCCAACGGCATGGCCCGCTCGGTCCTGCTGGTCTACCCCAAGGAGGCCGACATCGCGGCTGGCAAGATTTCGGTCCTTTCCCTCGTGGGCGCCGGCCTGATCGGACTCTCCGTCGGCCAGACGATCCGGTGGCCCGATCGGGACGGTCACGAGCGGCTGCTGCGTATTCTCAAGGTCGAGCCGCCCGCCCCGCCCCTCTTTTGA
- a CDS encoding NUDIX hydrolase codes for MSDSTPGGARLAATILLLRDAPSFEVLMVKRHHQIDFAAGALVFPGGKSHQGDSDPRWRELALGFGETGQDDMALRIAAIREAYEEAGVLLARDRDGAFYAGEAAKDVRAAVAEDKVAFIEVVEDLGLKLDLSALTVFARWITPRLMPKRFDTWFYVAHAPLAQQAICDGHEAVDAEWIAPGRALDLAASGERKVIFPTRMNLQLLAESADPVDAVARAAARELVTVEPWVDGLVLRIQENAGYGPVTEPLDAL; via the coding sequence ATGTCTGACTCAACGCCGGGTGGGGCCCGCCTCGCCGCCACCATACTGCTGCTTCGGGACGCGCCCTCGTTCGAGGTGTTGATGGTCAAGCGGCATCACCAGATCGACTTCGCGGCTGGCGCCCTGGTGTTCCCGGGCGGCAAGAGCCACCAAGGCGACAGCGATCCGCGCTGGCGGGAGTTGGCGTTGGGCTTCGGCGAGACCGGCCAGGACGACATGGCCCTGCGCATCGCGGCCATCCGCGAGGCCTATGAGGAGGCCGGGGTGCTGCTGGCCCGCGACCGCGACGGCGCCTTCTACGCTGGCGAGGCGGCCAAGGACGTCCGGGCGGCGGTGGCCGAGGACAAGGTCGCCTTCATCGAGGTGGTCGAGGACCTGGGGCTGAAGTTGGACCTTTCCGCCCTGACCGTCTTCGCCCGCTGGATCACGCCCCGGCTGATGCCCAAGCGGTTCGACACCTGGTTCTACGTCGCCCACGCGCCGCTGGCCCAGCAGGCCATTTGCGACGGTCACGAGGCGGTCGACGCCGAATGGATCGCGCCGGGCAGGGCGCTGGACCTGGCGGCTTCGGGCGAGCGCAAGGTGATCTTCCCCACGCGCATGAACCTGCAACTGCTGGCCGAGAGCGCCGATCCCGTCGACGCCGTGGCCCGCGCGGCGGCGCGCGAACTGGTGACCGTCGAGCCTTGGGTCGACGGCCTCGTGCTGCGGATCCAGGAGAACGCGGGCTACGGCCCGGTGACCGAGCCCCTGGACGCGCTCTAG
- a CDS encoding ABC transporter ATP-binding protein: protein MTGPAAIAQTPEQDRDSETYPIQVQGLVSCFGDNVVHDGLDLKVERGEVLGVVGGSGTGKSVLLNTIIGLKAPDGGAVRLFGGDMRTASRRRWSSVERRWGVLFQQGALFSNLTVRENVAAPLYEHTRLPKREIEEIADLKIAMVGLPARAALLKPAELSGGMRKRAGLARALAMDPELLFLDEPTAGLDPIAAEAFDELIKDLSDSLDLTVFMITHDLDSLYAITDRVAVLADKKVVAVAPVRELERSDHPWIKQYFLGPRGRAAATSEDPP, encoded by the coding sequence ATGACCGGCCCCGCCGCCATCGCCCAGACTCCCGAGCAGGACCGCGACTCGGAGACCTATCCGATCCAGGTGCAGGGCCTGGTTTCGTGCTTCGGCGACAACGTCGTGCACGACGGGTTGGACCTCAAGGTCGAGCGCGGCGAGGTGCTGGGCGTGGTCGGTGGCTCGGGCACCGGCAAGTCGGTGCTGCTGAACACCATTATCGGCCTGAAGGCTCCGGACGGCGGCGCGGTGCGCCTGTTCGGCGGCGATATGCGAACGGCCTCGCGCCGGCGCTGGTCGTCGGTCGAGCGACGCTGGGGCGTGCTGTTCCAGCAAGGGGCTCTGTTCTCGAACTTGACCGTGCGCGAGAACGTCGCCGCGCCGCTGTACGAGCACACCCGCCTGCCCAAGCGCGAGATCGAGGAGATCGCCGATCTCAAGATCGCCATGGTCGGCCTTCCCGCCCGCGCCGCCCTGCTCAAGCCCGCCGAACTGTCGGGCGGCATGCGCAAGCGCGCCGGCCTGGCCCGGGCCCTGGCCATGGACCCCGAGCTGCTGTTCCTGGACGAACCGACCGCCGGTCTCGACCCGATCGCGGCCGAGGCCTTCGACGAACTGATCAAGGACCTGTCCGACAGCCTGGATCTGACCGTCTTCATGATCACCCACGATCTGGACAGCCTCTACGCCATCACCGACCGCGTCGCCGTCCTGGCCGACAAGAAGGTCGTGGCCGTGGCGCCCGTGCGCGAGCTCGAGCGTTCGGATCATCCCTGGATCAAACAGTACTTCCTGGGCCCACGAGGACGCGCCGCCGCGACCTCCGAGGATCCGCCTTAG
- a CDS encoding hybrid sensor histidine kinase/response regulator: MLAERRLKASPTDGPQLAKALDAQTALLPYALGVFAVSLPLFVWVGSFATNRLWMSASFAIFAINWGAFYAVVNWLRDEASQELNRRARIQVLGGLMWAMSVVQISILAQGAGPARETLLMLATAGAVVCAFFAAPYLPALLTIAPLAAAGPVIAQFSHPQGRQAGVMTWGASALALTLGMILNRMFRRQHGLAVAHERLVEERLGVLEAAERTARSKSDIVATLSHEIRNGLTGVTHVLAAAAGRGGRAAPSREQLNAALDAAQDLMSVLNATLDSETAESGRLRVEARPFDSVRLVQDLVLLDKPHAGTKGLELAIHVDPLLRRRDKGATVADALRTRQIITNLLGNAIKYTVRGRVEVRLELRDDQVAIEVADTGPGLSAEEMEQAFEPFRRVERTGAGVNGAGLGLSLSRQLARLMGGALDARSAVGVGSCFTLSLPFDADAECDLTEELDNGTVDMSGAPRALRILIAEDDALNAAMLRAILEQLGHQVVHAQNGRRAADLAKIAEFDLLMLDHRMPVLDGPGATASLREAEGPNRAAPIVAIIDGDGEEASEFLSAGADIVLRKPVSVAAVARALADAAALDRGETKSEAA, translated from the coding sequence TTGCTCGCCGAGCGCCGCCTGAAAGCAAGCCCAACGGACGGCCCTCAACTCGCCAAGGCGCTGGACGCCCAAACAGCGCTTTTGCCTTATGCGCTGGGGGTTTTCGCGGTCAGCCTGCCGCTTTTCGTGTGGGTCGGATCGTTCGCGACGAACCGCCTTTGGATGAGCGCCAGCTTCGCGATCTTCGCCATCAACTGGGGCGCCTTCTACGCCGTGGTGAACTGGCTGCGCGACGAAGCGTCGCAAGAGCTTAACCGTCGGGCCCGGATCCAGGTGCTGGGCGGCCTGATGTGGGCGATGAGCGTCGTCCAGATCTCGATCCTGGCCCAGGGCGCCGGACCCGCGCGCGAGACCCTGCTGATGCTGGCCACGGCGGGCGCGGTGGTCTGCGCCTTTTTCGCCGCGCCCTACCTGCCGGCCCTGCTGACCATCGCCCCTTTGGCGGCGGCTGGCCCGGTGATCGCCCAGTTCTCGCATCCGCAAGGCCGTCAGGCCGGCGTGATGACCTGGGGCGCCTCGGCCCTGGCCCTGACCCTGGGCATGATCCTCAACCGCATGTTCCGCCGTCAGCATGGCCTGGCCGTCGCCCACGAGCGCCTGGTCGAGGAACGCCTGGGCGTGTTGGAGGCGGCTGAGCGCACCGCGCGCTCGAAGTCCGATATCGTCGCCACCCTGAGCCATGAGATCCGCAACGGCCTGACCGGCGTCACCCACGTGCTGGCGGCCGCCGCCGGCCGGGGCGGCCGCGCCGCGCCCTCGCGCGAACAGCTTAACGCCGCGCTCGACGCCGCCCAGGACCTGATGTCTGTGCTGAACGCCACGCTCGACTCCGAGACCGCCGAATCCGGTCGGCTGCGGGTCGAAGCCCGGCCGTTCGACTCCGTCCGCCTGGTCCAGGATCTGGTTCTGCTGGACAAGCCGCATGCGGGGACCAAGGGGCTGGAGCTGGCGATCCATGTCGATCCCCTGCTGCGGCGACGCGATAAGGGCGCAACGGTCGCCGACGCCCTGCGCACGCGCCAGATCATCACCAACTTGTTGGGCAACGCGATCAAGTACACCGTGCGCGGCCGTGTCGAGGTGCGCCTGGAACTACGCGACGATCAGGTCGCCATCGAGGTCGCCGACACCGGCCCCGGCCTCTCGGCCGAGGAGATGGAGCAGGCCTTCGAGCCCTTCCGCCGCGTCGAGCGCACCGGCGCGGGCGTCAACGGGGCGGGCCTAGGCCTGTCGCTGTCGCGTCAGCTGGCCCGCCTGATGGGCGGCGCGCTGGACGCCCGCAGCGCCGTGGGCGTCGGCAGCTGTTTCACCCTATCCCTGCCCTTCGACGCCGACGCCGAGTGCGACCTCACCGAAGAGCTGGATAACGGGACCGTCGACATGTCGGGCGCGCCGCGCGCCCTGCGCATCCTGATCGCCGAGGACGACGCCCTGAACGCGGCCATGCTGCGCGCCATCCTGGAACAGCTGGGCCATCAGGTCGTCCACGCCCAGAATGGTCGTCGCGCCGCCGACCTGGCCAAGATCGCCGAGTTCGACCTCCTGATGCTGGACCACCGCATGCCGGTGCTGGACGGCCCCGGCGCCACCGCCTCGTTGCGCGAGGCCGAGGGCCCCAACCGCGCCGCGCCCATCGTGGCCATCATCGACGGCGATGGCGAGGAAGCCTCCGAATTCCTGAGCGCCGGCGCCGACATCGTCCTGCGCAAACCGGTCAGCGTGGCCGCCGTCGCCCGCGCCCTGGCCGACGCCGCCGCCCTGGATCGCGGCGAGACCAAGTCCGAAGCGGCCTGA
- the spbR gene encoding pole-localized protein SpbR: MATTRAALTESDIRMLVKGATPDERALAAHKLCRNIDRAALSEEERQVAHDILRVMAADAAELVRRALAVTLKNSMALPADVANRLARDVESVSLPVISFSPVFSDNDLIEIVRVGGRVRQMAVAKRPKLSTRVTSMLVEQGGEDVVATACANDNARFSEVSLQKALDRFSKSERVLQAVAYRAVLPMAVSERLIEMVGDQLRDHILAHHNLSAETTLELIVGAKERATIDLVDQAGRAADPRAFVAHLRQAGRLSPSLVLRALAHGHMSFFEWAVAELAGVPHHRTWLMIHDAGPLGLKAICERAGLPPRLHSAFRAGVDAFHGLEFDGGVHDRERFQERMIQRFLTSSHAVSREDNEYLLERMDRSANKRRGDRKGQGAA, translated from the coding sequence ATGGCCACCACACGCGCTGCACTGACCGAATCCGACATCCGCATGCTCGTGAAGGGCGCGACGCCCGACGAGCGCGCGCTGGCCGCCCACAAGCTTTGCCGGAACATCGATCGCGCCGCCCTCAGCGAGGAAGAGCGTCAGGTCGCTCACGACATCCTGCGGGTGATGGCCGCCGACGCCGCCGAGCTGGTGCGCCGCGCCCTGGCGGTGACGCTGAAGAACTCGATGGCCCTGCCGGCCGACGTCGCCAACCGCCTGGCGCGCGACGTCGAGAGCGTCAGCCTGCCGGTCATCAGCTTTTCGCCGGTGTTCAGCGACAACGACCTGATCGAGATCGTCCGCGTCGGCGGTCGGGTGCGCCAGATGGCGGTGGCCAAACGTCCGAAGCTGTCGACCCGCGTCACCTCGATGCTGGTCGAGCAGGGCGGCGAGGACGTGGTCGCCACGGCCTGCGCCAACGACAACGCCCGCTTTTCGGAAGTGTCGCTGCAGAAGGCCTTGGACCGCTTCTCCAAGTCGGAGCGGGTGCTGCAGGCCGTCGCCTATCGCGCGGTGCTGCCGATGGCCGTCAGCGAGCGCCTGATCGAGATGGTCGGCGACCAGCTGCGCGACCACATCCTGGCCCATCACAACCTGTCGGCTGAAACCACCCTGGAACTGATCGTCGGCGCCAAGGAGCGGGCCACGATCGACCTGGTGGACCAGGCCGGCCGCGCCGCCGATCCCCGGGCCTTCGTCGCGCATCTGCGCCAGGCAGGCCGGCTGTCGCCCTCGCTGGTCCTGCGGGCCCTGGCCCATGGCCATATGAGCTTCTTCGAGTGGGCCGTGGCCGAACTGGCGGGCGTGCCGCACCATCGCACCTGGCTGATGATCCACGACGCCGGCCCCCTGGGCCTGAAGGCGATCTGCGAGCGCGCCGGTCTGCCGCCGCGCCTGCACTCGGCCTTCCGCGCGGGCGTGGACGCCTTCCACGGGTTGGAGTTCGACGGTGGCGTCCACGATCGCGAACGCTTCCAGGAGCGCATGATCCAGCGCTTCCTGACCTCGTCGCACGCCGTCTCTCGCGAAGACAACGAGTATCTGCTGGAGCGCATGGACCGCAGCGCCAACAAGCGCCGTGGCGATCGCAAGGGGCAGGGCGCGGCCTAG
- a CDS encoding MlaD family protein yields MERNANYALVGAITLALFMGLIIFAVWLAKISFTRDYDLYDILFIGPVRGLSQGGEVHFNGIKVGEVSRIELDKSDPNRVIARVRVTSDVPIKVDSYATLEPQGITGVNYVQITAGSPNKELLKDTVKNGKVPVLRSQRSALSDLLEGGGTVLTRTIEALDRVNRVLSDKNIKTFSASLTDVQAVTAELRERKEIIADAQKALQSIDQTAQSITQLSNSANGLVDGDAKRTLKELGDAAAELKSAAKDARGMVSKLEGPTTDFASTGLPQLSSAIVTLQSAAESLDRLVADVEQNPRGLVGKAPAKEVEVKP; encoded by the coding sequence ATGGAAAGAAACGCCAACTACGCCCTGGTCGGCGCGATCACCCTGGCCCTGTTCATGGGGTTGATCATCTTCGCCGTCTGGCTGGCCAAGATCAGCTTCACCCGCGACTACGACCTCTACGACATCCTGTTCATCGGTCCCGTGCGGGGCCTGTCGCAGGGTGGCGAGGTGCACTTCAACGGCATCAAGGTCGGCGAGGTCAGCCGCATCGAGCTGGACAAGAGCGACCCCAACCGTGTCATCGCCCGGGTGCGCGTCACCTCGGACGTGCCGATCAAGGTCGACAGCTACGCCACGCTGGAGCCGCAGGGCATCACCGGCGTCAACTACGTCCAGATCACCGCCGGTTCGCCGAACAAGGAGCTGCTCAAGGACACCGTCAAGAACGGCAAGGTGCCGGTCCTGCGCAGCCAGCGCAGCGCCCTCTCCGACCTGCTGGAAGGCGGCGGCACCGTGCTGACCCGCACGATCGAGGCCCTGGACCGGGTCAACCGCGTGCTGTCCGACAAGAACATCAAGACCTTCAGCGCCTCGCTCACCGACGTCCAGGCGGTCACCGCCGAGTTGCGCGAGCGCAAGGAGATCATCGCCGACGCCCAGAAGGCGCTGCAGAGCATCGACCAGACCGCCCAGTCGATCACCCAGCTCTCCAACAGCGCCAATGGCCTGGTCGACGGCGACGCCAAGCGCACGCTGAAGGAACTGGGCGACGCCGCCGCCGAGCTGAAATCCGCCGCCAAGGACGCGCGCGGCATGGTCTCCAAGCTGGAAGGCCCGACCACGGACTTCGCCAGCACCGGCCTGCCGCAACTGTCGTCGGCCATCGTCACCCTGCAGTCGGCCGCCGAGTCCCTGGACCGCCTGGTCGCCGACGTCGAACAGAACCCTCGAGGCTTGGTCGGCAAGGCGCCCGCCAAGGAAGTGGAGGTCAAGCCGTGA
- a CDS encoding ABC transporter permease: MALPADFTLTEQDGRLAVVLSGDWTARGLFDAGLRLSDALSAPRELELDLTGVNRCDTAGAYAILRSAGDRLKPENVKARREVVRLLELVAAAIQVEPEPTVRPGGFHALLERIGRGVFGLLSDGYNTMVFLGHLLVALGRCIADPRRIRWAPVVALCERAGLDAMPIVATTTFFIGAVVALLGANMLTDFGAQVYSVELIGISVMREFNILITAILLAGRSASSFAAEIGSMKMNQEIDAMQVMGVDPYEALVLPRFAALLLTIPLLTFVATVAGLAGGMLVVWVVLDLSPTFFLQRIVDYVGATHFWIGLSKAPVMAAVVAAIGCRQGMEVGNDVESLGRRVTAAVVHAIFAIILIDAAFALVYMELDI; this comes from the coding sequence ATGGCGCTTCCGGCGGACTTCACCTTGACCGAACAGGACGGCCGGCTCGCGGTGGTCCTGTCGGGGGATTGGACCGCCCGAGGGCTGTTCGACGCCGGCCTGCGGCTGAGCGACGCGTTGTCCGCGCCGCGCGAGCTTGAGCTGGACCTGACGGGGGTCAATCGCTGCGACACCGCCGGCGCCTACGCGATCCTGCGCTCGGCTGGCGACCGGCTGAAGCCGGAGAACGTCAAGGCCCGCCGCGAGGTCGTGCGGCTGCTGGAGCTGGTCGCCGCCGCGATTCAGGTCGAACCCGAACCCACCGTTCGGCCCGGCGGCTTCCATGCCCTGCTGGAGCGGATCGGTCGTGGGGTCTTCGGCCTGCTCTCCGACGGCTACAACACGATGGTGTTCCTGGGACACCTGCTGGTCGCCCTGGGTCGTTGCATCGCCGACCCACGCCGCATCCGCTGGGCGCCCGTGGTGGCGCTGTGCGAGCGCGCCGGCCTGGACGCCATGCCGATCGTGGCCACGACGACCTTCTTCATCGGCGCCGTGGTGGCCCTGCTGGGCGCCAACATGCTCACCGACTTCGGCGCCCAGGTCTATTCGGTCGAGCTGATCGGCATCTCGGTCATGCGCGAGTTCAACATCCTGATCACCGCCATCCTGCTGGCCGGCCGATCGGCCTCCAGCTTCGCGGCCGAGATCGGTTCGATGAAGATGAACCAGGAGATCGACGCCATGCAGGTGATGGGCGTCGACCCGTACGAAGCATTGGTGCTGCCACGCTTCGCCGCCCTGCTGCTGACCATCCCGCTTCTGACCTTCGTGGCCACGGTCGCCGGCCTGGCGGGCGGCATGCTGGTCGTCTGGGTCGTGCTGGACCTGTCGCCAACCTTCTTCCTGCAGCGGATCGTCGACTATGTCGGCGCCACCCACTTCTGGATCGGCCTGTCGAAGGCGCCGGTGATGGCGGCGGTGGTCGCCGCGATCGGCTGCCGGCAGGGCATGGAGGTCGGCAACGATGTCGAATCCCTGGGTCGGCGCGTGACGGCGGCGGTGGTCCACGCCATCTTCGCCATCATCCTGATCGATGCGGCCTTCGCCCTGGTCTACATGGAGCTGGACATATGA
- a CDS encoding methyl-accepting chemotaxis protein has translation MTAHAKLDQRMAFMRFDERSRSALRAIRPVIDAEISTALGRFYSQVRVFPETRGKFRDEAHMAGAERAQAAHWRRIAQADYGETYVRDVERIGRAHVEADLAPQWYIGGYALVAEELIRAVIAKRAKGLFNGAKSDAELADGLSALTKAVFLDMELAISTYLNLLEEEREALEAEREAAERRQAEAVKAIGSALSRLAAGDLSARVEGDLAPEFNGLRADFEQAAGALADAMRAVEHSAGDIRTSADEIARSAVDLSERTEQQAATLEETAAAVEELTSAVGRTAKSAREVSSRVGEASAEAERSGQIVTRAAEAMTKIEAQSQQVNQILGMIDEIAFQTNLLALNAGVEAARAGDAGKGFAVVAQEVRALAQRSADAAKEIKSLITESSRQVGEGVELVGQTGEALRGIVTKVGGIDELVNAIAASASEQATALNQVNSAVNQLDQVTQRNAAMVSQSTEATHALRIEAADLSNRVGAFRLGGRPQVVSTYQSTYQERPVENPVHAARARVAAFARPGR, from the coding sequence ATGACCGCGCACGCCAAGTTGGATCAGCGCATGGCCTTCATGCGTTTCGACGAGCGTTCGCGTTCGGCCCTGCGCGCGATCCGGCCGGTGATCGACGCCGAGATTTCGACCGCGCTGGGGCGCTTCTACAGCCAGGTGCGCGTCTTCCCCGAGACCCGCGGCAAGTTCCGCGACGAGGCCCACATGGCCGGGGCCGAGCGCGCCCAGGCCGCGCATTGGCGTCGGATCGCCCAGGCCGACTACGGGGAGACCTATGTCCGGGACGTCGAACGGATCGGGCGCGCCCACGTCGAGGCCGACTTGGCCCCGCAATGGTACATCGGCGGCTACGCGCTGGTGGCCGAGGAGCTGATCCGGGCGGTGATCGCCAAGCGCGCCAAGGGCCTGTTCAACGGCGCCAAGTCCGACGCCGAGCTGGCCGACGGCCTCTCGGCCCTGACCAAGGCTGTGTTCCTGGACATGGAACTGGCCATTTCGACCTATCTCAACCTGCTGGAAGAAGAGCGCGAGGCGCTGGAGGCCGAACGCGAAGCGGCCGAGCGTCGCCAGGCCGAGGCGGTGAAGGCCATTGGCTCGGCCCTGTCGCGTCTGGCCGCCGGTGACCTTTCGGCGCGTGTCGAAGGCGACCTGGCGCCTGAATTCAACGGCCTGAGAGCCGACTTCGAGCAGGCCGCCGGGGCTCTGGCCGACGCCATGCGCGCCGTCGAGCATTCGGCCGGCGACATCCGCACCAGCGCCGACGAGATCGCGCGCAGCGCCGTGGACCTGTCGGAACGCACCGAGCAGCAGGCCGCCACGCTGGAAGAGACGGCCGCCGCCGTCGAGGAACTGACCAGCGCCGTCGGCCGGACCGCCAAGAGCGCCCGCGAGGTGTCCTCGCGGGTCGGCGAAGCCAGCGCCGAAGCCGAGCGTTCGGGCCAGATCGTCACCCGCGCCGCCGAGGCCATGACCAAGATCGAGGCCCAGTCGCAGCAGGTGAACCAGATCCTGGGCATGATCGACGAGATCGCCTTCCAGACCAACCTTCTGGCCCTGAACGCCGGTGTCGAGGCCGCGCGGGCGGGCGACGCGGGCAAGGGCTTCGCGGTCGTCGCCCAGGAGGTGCGGGCCCTGGCTCAGCGCTCGGCCGATGCGGCCAAGGAGATCAAGTCGCTGATCACCGAATCCAGCCGCCAGGTCGGCGAGGGCGTCGAGTTGGTCGGCCAGACCGGCGAGGCCCTGCGCGGCATCGTGACCAAGGTCGGCGGCATTGACGAGCTGGTCAACGCCATCGCCGCCTCGGCCAGCGAGCAGGCCACGGCCCTGAACCAGGTCAATTCTGCCGTGAACCAGCTGGACCAGGTGACCCAGCGCAACGCCGCCATGGTCTCGCAATCGACCGAGGCCACCCACGCCCTGCGTATCGAGGCCGCGGACCTGTCGAACCGCGTCGGCGCGTTCCGCCTGGGTGGGCGACCGCAGGTCGTCTCGACGTATCAGTCGACCTATCAAGAGCGTCCAGTCGAGAACCCGGTGCACGCCGCCCGCGCGCGGGTCGCCGCCTTCGCCCGTCCGGGCCGCTAG
- a CDS encoding ABC-type transport auxiliary lipoprotein family protein — protein sequence MIRNTAKVLAVAALAASLSACISVFPKTKAASLYRFGEAEVSVPKGPPGAMFGVLKTPSAFTRAAAGDRILTSTNGEVAYIAGARWVSPAFVLFEEATARAFENDPGRARLIGRGEVAKADMMLRLEVRTFEADYVDGPKAAPEIVVRVRAVLNRSQDRALVGDQVFEAKVKAADNRVGAIVPAFDQATAKVLGDIVAWTNAAGPGLKN from the coding sequence ATGATCCGAAACACCGCCAAGGTCTTGGCCGTCGCGGCCCTGGCCGCCAGCCTCTCGGCCTGCATCAGCGTCTTTCCGAAGACCAAGGCCGCCAGCCTCTACCGCTTCGGCGAGGCCGAGGTCAGCGTGCCCAAGGGGCCGCCCGGCGCCATGTTCGGCGTGTTGAAGACGCCGTCGGCCTTCACCCGCGCCGCCGCTGGCGACCGCATCCTGACCAGCACAAACGGCGAGGTGGCTTACATCGCCGGGGCGCGCTGGGTCTCGCCGGCTTTCGTGCTGTTCGAGGAAGCCACCGCCCGCGCCTTCGAGAACGATCCGGGCCGCGCGCGCCTGATCGGTCGCGGCGAGGTGGCCAAGGCCGACATGATGCTGCGCCTGGAGGTGCGGACCTTCGAGGCCGACTATGTCGACGGCCCCAAGGCCGCCCCCGAGATCGTCGTGCGGGTCCGGGCGGTGCTGAACCGCAGCCAGGACCGCGCCCTGGTCGGCGATCAGGTCTTCGAGGCCAAGGTCAAGGCGGCCGACAATCGCGTCGGCGCGATCGTGCCCGCCTTCGACCAGGCCACCGCCAAGGTGCTGGGCGACATCGTCGCCTGGACCAACGCCGCCGGTCCGGGCCTGAAGAACTAG